A region of the Candidatus Poribacteria bacterium genome:
TACCGGCACAAACTAACAATTTATACTATAGGGTGGCTTCCTTGCCAGAATCGCGGGTCAAAAACTTTACACATCCTATCTAAAGCCTGCTCCTATTGTAAGTAAGGGAGCAGCAGCGTCTGGAGTCTTTTACGGGCATGGTGCAAATATGTTTTAACGGTGCTTTCCGATTTGCCTAAGCGTGCGGCGATCTCTTTTATCGGAAGGTCCTGCAAGTAACGCAAACGAAACGCGCGACGTTGCCCAGATGGCAGTCGATGCACAGCACTGCGAATAACGCGTCCAAGCTCCTCCTTCTCAAGGATTTGACAAGGCGATGGCTGCGTTTGGAGCATCGGAAGACCATCGTCTGCGTTTTGTGGTAATTCCTCACAGGCAAAAACGATGTCCCTATCTCGTTTGCGGAGAAAGTCAATGCT
Encoded here:
- a CDS encoding sigma-70 family RNA polymerase sigma factor; protein product: GHIPRKASSPTAINKEKNMRSALTIHTERNDFNESELVARAQNGDTEAFNPLVYKYQQKIYNLIYRKVRDPETAKDLCQEVFLKAWQALQNFKGQSVFYSWLYQIAVNCSIDFLRKRDRDIVFACEELPQNADDGLPMLQTQPSPCQILEKEELGRVIRSAVHRLPSGQRRAFRLRYLQDLPIKEIAARLGKSESTVKTYLHHARKRLQTLLLPYLQ